The Engystomops pustulosus chromosome 4, aEngPut4.maternal, whole genome shotgun sequence genome contains a region encoding:
- the IL17B gene encoding interleukin-17B, whose translation MLGSNRLLLLYASSLLLVHVLSSDTSKPSKNRKKGQGKAKESPTQDKGHGKTSPDPVLGGNSFAPSQIYSLVEDYEQSLMEMVHQLRNGSEPSGGKCEVNLRLWLSNRRSLSPWTYRINHDENRIPVDIPEARCLCSGCINPFTMQEDLSMSSIPIYSKIPVRRRFCENSAGHRGRRRKKCHKEYTAVMENIAVGCTCIF comes from the exons ATGCTTGGCTCAAATAGACTG CTACTTCTGTATGCCAGTTCTCTACTCCTCGTCCATGTCCTCAGCTCAGACACATCAAAACCTTCTAAAAACCGAAAAAAAGGTCAAGGCAAAGCAAAAGAGAGCCCCACTCAGGACAAAGGCCATGGGAAGACATCCCCAGACCCTGTGCTGGGAGGCAACTCCTTTGCTCCTTCACAGATTTACAGTTTAGTGGAGGATTACGAACAAAGTTTGATGGAGATGGTGCACCAGCTACGAAATGGCTCAGAACCCTCTGGTGGAAAATGTGAAGTCAACCTGAGGCTTTGGCTTTCTAACAGAAGAAGCTTATCACCGTGGACTTACAG GATTAACCATGATGAGAACCGCATCCCTGTTGACATACCAGAGGCCCGATGTCTGTGCTCtggctgcattaaccctttcaccatgCAGGAGGACCTCAGCATGTCAAGTATTCCCATCTATAGCAAGATCCCAGTGCGGAGGCGATTTTGTGAGAACTCAGctggacacaggggaaggagaaggAAGAAGTGTCACAAAGAATACACTGCAGTCATGGAGAACATAGCTGTAGGCTGTACCTGCATCTTCTGA